The sequence CAACGACAGCTGCGAAACCCACGTCGTCATCACCGATCCGGCCGACGACACCCAGCGCGCAATCCACTTCCAGGAATGGTGGGTGCGCTACCGCGCCCAGGTTCCCACCCACGGCTTCGGCTTCGTGGGCGCAGAGAAGGCCGCGGCCACACCGGAAGTCGTCGACGCCATCACCGGCGCCGACATCGTGCTGCTGGCCCCCTCCAATCCGGTGGTGAGCATCGGTGCCATCCTGGCCGTCCCGGGTGTTCGCGCGGCGCTGCGCTCCACTGCGGCACCGATTGTCGGCTACTCCCCGATCGTCGCCGGAAAACCGTTGCGCGGCATGGCAGACGTTTGCCTGAGCGTGATCGGCCTGGATTCCACCTCCCGCGCGGTCGGCGAGCACTACGGTGCACGCAGCGGGACCGGGATCCTGGACTACTGGCTGGTGCATGAGGGTGAGTCCGTCGACGGTTCCGACATCGCCGGCGTGACCGTACGCGCTGCCCCGCTGCTGATGACCGATCCGGCCACCACGGCCGAAATGGTCCGCACCGGGCTGGATCTCGCGGGCGTGCGATGAGCGAGCACGGCAGCGCCGCCAAGGTCGAGATCTTGCCAGTGACCGGCTTGGGCGAATTCCGGCCGGGCGACGACCTCGCGGCCGCGCTGGCCCAAGCCGCCCCGTGGCTGACCGACGGCGACATCGTGGTGGTGACCAGCAAGGTGGTGTCCAAGTGCGAGGGCCGCATCGTGCCGGCGCCACACGACGCCGAGGCACGTGATGCGCTGCGCCGCCAGCTGGTCGAGGCCGAAGCGGTGCGTGTGCTGGCTCGCAAGGGCCGCACCTGGATCACCGAGAACCGCCTCGGTCTGGTGCAGGCCGCCGCCGGTGTGGACGGCTCCAACGTCGGCGCGTGCGAACTCGCGCTGCTGCCGGTCGATCCCGACGGCAGCGCCGCCGCGTTGCGCGCCGGACTGGCCGAGCACCTCGGCGTCAGCGTGGCAGTGCTGATCACCGACACCATGGGCCGGGCCTGGCGCAACGGCCAGATCGACGTCGCGATCGGGGCGTCGGGGCTGTCCGTCCTCAACGGCTACGCCGGGTCCGTTGATCGGCACGGCAACGAGTTGGTGGTCACCGAAGTCGCCGTCGCCGACGAACTCGCCGCGGCCGCGGACCTGGTGAAGGGCAAGCTGACCGATATTCCGGTGGCCGTCGTGCGTGGTGTTGCCAGCCCCGACGACGGTTCCACCGCAGCGGCATTGGTGCGTTCCGGTCCTGACGACCTGTTCTGGCTCGGCACCGCCGAGGCCATCGAGGTCGGACGCGGCCAAGCGCAGCTTTTGCGCCGCTCGGTGCGCAGCTTCGCCGGCGAACCCGTTCCGGGGCAACTGATCACCGACGCCATGGCCGAGGCCCTCACTGCCCCGGCGCCGCATCACACCCGCCCGGTCCGGTTCGTCTGGCTGCAGACGTCAAGCACGCGCACTCGGCTGCTCGATGCCATGGCCCAGCGGTGGCGGTCCGACCTGACCGGCGACGGCAAGTCCCCCGAGGCCATTGAGGCCCGGGTTTCGCGTGGCCAGATCCTTTATGACGCACCCGAAGTCGTCATCCCGATAATGGTGCCCGACGGCGCCCACCACTACCCCGACGCCACCCGCACGGCCGCCGAGCACACCATGTTCACGGTTGCCGTCGGCGCCGCCGTCCAGGGCCTGTTGGTGGCCCTGGCGGTACGTGGGGTGGGCAGCTGCTGGATCGGCTCCACCATCTTCACCCCTGATTTGGTCCGCACCGAACTGGATCTGCCAGCCGACTGGGAACCCTTGGGCGCGATCGCGATCGGCTATCCGACCGACCCGCCCGAACCCCGCCCACCGGCCGAAGTCGGCGACCTTCTGGTGCGGCGATGAGTCTGCACGACTCCGCCGTCGCAGCACTGAGCGCTTGGGCTGCACCGGATTCCGCGCAGGACTCGCTACGGCAGGCGGTGCTGGCGTTTCTGGCTGCCCGCCCCGACGCGTGCCGGCGCGAATGCGTTCCCGGCCACATCACCGCCTCGACACTGGTGCTCGACCACACCGGTGAGCACGCGCTGCTGACGCTGCACCCCCGGGTGGGCCGCTGGCTGCAGCTCGGCGGGCACTGCGAGGACACCGACGCCGACATCGTCGCCGCCGCGCTGCGTGAGGCCACCGAGGAATCCGGCATCGTCGATCTGCGGTTGGATCCGCAGCTGGCAGCCGTGCACGTGCATCCGGTGACGTGCTCGCTGGGTGTGCCGACCCGGCATTTGGACCTGCAGTTCGTAGCGCACGCGCCGGCGGGTGCGCAGATCGGCATCAGCGAGGAATCGGACGACCTGCGCTGGTGGCCGGTGGATGCGCTACCGCCGGACGCCGACGACGCGGTGGCGCATCTGGTGGGCGTGGCGACGGATCGGTTTTGAGCTCGGCGGTCATTCCGAGCCGCTGAGCTGAGCACGAGCCCGCTAGATCTGATCGAGCGCGTATGCCGCCATGTCGGCGTCGGTCATGTGCCGGCCGGCCTCGGCGAGGACTTCGTACGCCCGTCACCGGGCGAGATATAAGCGCAAGCGCTGATGTTTTGCACCATCTCATCGAGACATGCTGGCTACCATGAGCGAGGACTCACCGCTGGTGAACGGGACCGAATTGGGTGTGACCGGGTTATTGCCGACGGGAACGGTGACGCTGCTGTTGGCAGACGTCGAGGGTTCCACGCGGCTCTGGGAGACGCAGCCCGACGAGATGACCGCAGCGGTCGGGCGCCTGGATCGTGCGCTGGCCGAGATCGTCCCGGCCCACATTGGGGTCCGCCCGGTGGAGCAGGGCGAGGGCGACAGTTTCGTCGTCGCGTTCGCCCGGGCCAGCGACGCCGTGGCATGTGCGTTGGCGTTGCAACGGGCGCCGTTGGCGCCGATTCGGCTGCGGATCGGCGTGCACACCGGTGAGGTACAGCTACGAGATGAGTGCAACTACATCGGGCCGACGATCAACCGGGCTGGCCGGATACGCGATCTCGCGCACGGCGGACAGACGCTACTCTCGGGCACAACCGAAGACCTTGTGGTGGAAGCACTTCCCGCCGAGGCGTGGTTGATCGATCTCGGCAGCCATGAGTTGCGCGGTGTTCCCCGCCCGGAACGGGTGGCCCAACTGTGCCATCCCGAGCTGGACAATGAGTTTCCCCCACTGCGTACGACCACGGGCCGTGCGGCGGGGCGACTGCCGGTTCAGCTCACCAGCTTTGTGGGACGCGGCGCGGAGATCGCTGATGTACAGGCGTTGGTTGCCGAGAATCGCCTGGTCATGTTGACCGGCGCGGGCGGCACCGGCAAGACCCGTCTCGCGATCGAGATCGCGGCTCGCATCGCACCAGGATTCCGCGACGGGGTCTGCTACGTCGACCTGGCGCCGATCACCGTCCCCGAAGTGGTGCCGGTCACGGCGGCACGCGCGTTGGGCTTGATCGACCAGCCGGGCCGCTCCACGACGGACGCGCTGGTCCGGTTCCTCGCGGACCGCCAGATTCTGATCGTGCTGGACAACTGCGAACATCTGCTGGATGCGAGCGCCGCGTTGGTGGTGTCCCTGCTGGGTTGCGCGCCGCACATCACGGTGCTGGCCACCAGCCGTGAGC is a genomic window of Mycolicibacter heraklionensis containing:
- the cofD gene encoding 2-phospho-L-lactate transferase; translation: MKVTVLVGGVGGARFLLGVQKLLGLGQFAESAADNGTAAHELTAVVNVGDDAWMHGVRICPDLDTCMYTLGGGVDAERGWGHRDETWHAMEELARYGMQPDWFGLGDRDLATHLVRTQSLRAGYPLTEVTSALCERWQPGAKLLPVTNDSCETHVVITDPADDTQRAIHFQEWWVRYRAQVPTHGFGFVGAEKAAATPEVVDAITGADIVLLAPSNPVVSIGAILAVPGVRAALRSTAAPIVGYSPIVAGKPLRGMADVCLSVIGLDSTSRAVGEHYGARSGTGILDYWLVHEGESVDGSDIAGVTVRAAPLLMTDPATTAEMVRTGLDLAGVR
- a CDS encoding coenzyme F420-0:L-glutamate ligase; amino-acid sequence: MSEHGSAAKVEILPVTGLGEFRPGDDLAAALAQAAPWLTDGDIVVVTSKVVSKCEGRIVPAPHDAEARDALRRQLVEAEAVRVLARKGRTWITENRLGLVQAAAGVDGSNVGACELALLPVDPDGSAAALRAGLAEHLGVSVAVLITDTMGRAWRNGQIDVAIGASGLSVLNGYAGSVDRHGNELVVTEVAVADELAAAADLVKGKLTDIPVAVVRGVASPDDGSTAAALVRSGPDDLFWLGTAEAIEVGRGQAQLLRRSVRSFAGEPVPGQLITDAMAEALTAPAPHHTRPVRFVWLQTSSTRTRLLDAMAQRWRSDLTGDGKSPEAIEARVSRGQILYDAPEVVIPIMVPDGAHHYPDATRTAAEHTMFTVAVGAAVQGLLVALAVRGVGSCWIGSTIFTPDLVRTELDLPADWEPLGAIAIGYPTDPPEPRPPAEVGDLLVRR
- a CDS encoding NUDIX hydrolase; its protein translation is MSLHDSAVAALSAWAAPDSAQDSLRQAVLAFLAARPDACRRECVPGHITASTLVLDHTGEHALLTLHPRVGRWLQLGGHCEDTDADIVAAALREATEESGIVDLRLDPQLAAVHVHPVTCSLGVPTRHLDLQFVAHAPAGAQIGISEESDDLRWWPVDALPPDADDAVAHLVGVATDRF